From Spirosoma aerolatum, one genomic window encodes:
- a CDS encoding penicillin acylase family protein produces the protein MGSNNWAVGPSKSATGHPILANDPHLTLSLPSIWYQMQLVSPTVNVYGATLPGAPNVIIGFNKDVAWGVTNVGADVLDFYTVKFKDATHREYWHDNKWKPTRARIEVIKVKGKPDVVDTVFYTHHGPVVYMPGAKAFRKNIPIGYAARWIAHEPSNDLACFYGLNRAKNFDDYRKALALYVAPAQNFIFASNQNDIAISPNGRFPLKWMDQGKFLLDGTDPADDWHGFIPADQNPLVKNPPRGFVSSANQFSTDRTYPYYLNWQFAPAERGRRINQRLTAMQHATIDSLRMLQNDNFNLRAADALPVMLTNIDASRLNADQKKALASLKAWKKNNDVAETGATVFTEWTQRLLEAIWADEFDMGDSLPMRNPTFDRTLTMMQRDPEARWFDNVKTPAHERMTDVLTQSFQAACDTLAKKHGAFGSSWAWGPHKSTSIRHLLPGVDAFSALNVQIGGGSGIVNATSERAGPSWRMVVALGDQPKAYGVFPGGQSGNPGSPHYQDLLETWRTGQLNELLYLQTAHDKSLRIKQKLVLK, from the coding sequence ATCGGGTCGAATAACTGGGCGGTTGGTCCGTCAAAATCGGCAACCGGCCATCCTATCTTGGCCAATGATCCACACCTTACCTTGAGTTTACCGTCGATCTGGTATCAGATGCAGTTGGTTTCACCGACAGTTAATGTGTATGGGGCTACCCTGCCGGGCGCACCTAATGTAATTATCGGCTTCAACAAGGATGTAGCCTGGGGTGTAACAAATGTAGGGGCTGACGTGCTGGATTTTTATACGGTAAAATTTAAGGACGCTACCCACCGGGAATATTGGCATGATAATAAATGGAAGCCCACCCGCGCCCGCATCGAAGTCATTAAAGTGAAAGGGAAGCCTGATGTAGTCGATACAGTATTCTATACCCATCATGGTCCGGTTGTTTACATGCCCGGTGCAAAAGCGTTTCGGAAAAATATTCCGATTGGTTACGCTGCTCGCTGGATTGCGCATGAACCATCGAATGACCTGGCCTGTTTTTACGGGTTGAATCGGGCTAAAAATTTTGATGATTACCGGAAGGCACTCGCTCTCTACGTTGCGCCAGCCCAGAATTTTATCTTTGCCAGTAATCAAAATGACATTGCCATATCACCGAATGGGCGTTTTCCGCTGAAATGGATGGACCAGGGTAAGTTTCTGCTGGATGGCACCGACCCGGCTGATGACTGGCATGGTTTTATTCCAGCCGATCAGAACCCATTGGTCAAGAATCCGCCCAGAGGGTTTGTGAGTTCGGCCAACCAATTTTCAACCGACCGTACTTATCCGTATTATCTAAACTGGCAGTTTGCACCTGCCGAGCGTGGACGGCGTATCAACCAACGGCTGACGGCTATGCAGCATGCTACAATTGATAGCCTTCGGATGCTGCAAAACGACAATTTTAATCTACGAGCCGCCGACGCGTTGCCAGTCATGTTAACGAACATTGATGCCAGCCGATTAAATGCCGATCAGAAAAAAGCGTTGGCTTCGCTGAAAGCATGGAAAAAGAATAACGATGTGGCCGAAACGGGGGCAACAGTCTTTACGGAATGGACCCAGCGATTACTCGAAGCAATTTGGGCTGATGAATTCGATATGGGCGATTCGTTGCCCATGCGTAACCCTACTTTTGACCGTACGTTGACCATGATGCAGCGCGACCCAGAAGCTCGTTGGTTCGATAATGTAAAAACACCCGCTCACGAACGCATGACCGATGTGTTGACGCAAAGTTTTCAGGCAGCCTGTGATACACTGGCTAAAAAGCATGGAGCCTTTGGGTCGTCGTGGGCTTGGGGGCCGCACAAAAGCACATCCATTCGACATTTGTTACCCGGTGTCGATGCGTTTAGTGCGCTGAATGTACAGATTGGTGGTGGCAGTGGTATTGTCAACGCAACCAGCGAGCGAGCAGGACCTTCCTGGCGAATGGTTGTTGCACTCGGCGACCAGCCGAAAGCCTATGGCGTTTTCCCAGGTGGGCAGTCAGGTAACCCCGGTAGTCCGCATTATCAGGATCTGCTGGAAACCTGGCGAACCGGCCAACTTAACGAGTTGCTCTATCTGCAAACCGCTCACGACAAAAGCCTTCGTATTAAGCAGAAACTTGTTTTGAAGTAA